TATGAGAATGTCATACATATTGGTTGATTTCAATGAATTGTTCTCCGAACCTCAATCACTTTCCCCAAAATGGAAACCCGTTCAGGATCAAGGATCATCGGATCGTAATTTTGATTCATCGGCATGAGGCCGATTTGGCTGGTAAAGCGTTTGAACTTTTTCACCGTTGCGGAATCGCTATCCACGAGCGCGACCACAATATCGCCATCGTTGGCAGAGCTTTGTTGCCGAACAATCACAATATCTCGATCTAAAATTCCTCCCTCCATCATGCTGTGACCCGCGATGCGCAGAGCAAAGCACTGAGAAGATTGGTTCGAATTCGATACCATGACGTAATCTTCAATATTTTCATTGGCCAGCAAAGGTGTTCCAGCTGCGACACGGCCGAGCAATGGAACCTTGAAGATGGAGCCGATATTTTGGGTCAATTGCCAGCTACGGCCAATCCTATCGCTGTTCTTCAAAAATCCCTTACGCTTCAACGCCTTGAGGTGCTGATACGCCGTAGGGCGAATGATCCCTAAGCGTGTCGCAACATCCTGAATGGAAGGAGACAGCGACTTTTCCTCCCAAAATTCCTCAATCACCTTCAAGGCTCGCTTTTGCTTTTCGGTTAAATCGCTCATCAAGCACAAGTTGCATACGTTTGTATGTATGTCAACCCAGACAATGACTTTACCTTAGCGCGTGCTTCCGCTAGGCTGGGACCTATGCGGCGCCTTCCGGATACCATTGATGATTTTAAAAAGTTGATCGAAGAGAATTACCTCTACGTTGATAAAACCCGTCACTTGTATGAATTATTGACCGGGTCTCCTCAAAAATTTTTTCTCTCTCGGCCTAGGCGTTTTGGGAAAACCTTGTTGGTCTCAACTCTCGAACAGATTTTCTTAGGCAATCG
This window of the Myxococcaceae bacterium genome carries:
- the lexA gene encoding repressor LexA, coding for MSDLTEKQKRALKVIEEFWEEKSLSPSIQDVATRLGIIRPTAYQHLKALKRKGFLKNSDRIGRSWQLTQNIGSIFKVPLLGRVAAGTPLLANENIEDYVMVSNSNQSSQCFALRIAGHSMMEGGILDRDIVIVRQQSSANDGDIVVALVDSDSATVKKFKRFTSQIGLMPMNQNYDPMILDPERVSILGKVIEVRRTIH